The stretch of DNA TCCACCACAAGCTGCAGAAGTGAAGCTCAACACCAGAGCGAGAGCCACTGATAATATTTTTCGCATATCGTTTGTTCCTCCACCCAATTAATCGATTCTTTCAATTGTCATTTTAAAATTATCGCTTATATCCGCTAACTTTTCTTCAAGCTCCTGCATGCCGGAATTAATCTTTCCTAATACAATAAGTCCATTCCCAGTGCTAGCAGACTCGTTGTAAAATATAGCCAGATTCCCCCAGGGAGCGTAGTAAGCAAATTCGCCAACAGAAGGACCACTGTTTGACGGTGCTGGTTCGGTATCTAATTTCCGTGATAAATAACTGATTTTTTCCTTTCCGACGAAGTCCTCGAATGATAAGGTTATCGGGAGCATCGTCAGAAAGTCCCTGCTGGTCGGATTGTCATACATGTCAACGATGAACTCCTCATTGTCAAGAATCAGTTTTATTCTGGCATTATCAGAATGGCTAGTTGCAAATAGACGTTGAACAGAATCTGCGACTCTAGCGTCAACCGCACCATCAGCCACTAATTTGTCCAACAAGGTGAGATCGCTGTTCTTTAGTCTGGTAGCCAGCGCAGAATAAGATACGGCAACCATATCTCCCCGAAGGAAACTGCTGGTCGCTGTATCGAACAGACCAATCTCCTGCGCTTCTTGCATTGCCGACGCAAAGGTAAAGTCCACTCCATCCTCGTAAGCTAACGCGCGAAGCATAAAAGTAGAATACATTTGGTGACTGCATATCCCGTTAGGATCGAAAAGCTTGTTGCTCATACCTTTTGTCAACCCGTTGTCGTACATGTAAGCAACGTATTTGTCAGCCCATTTAGGTACATCGGTGAAGGGATGGCTGTAATTACCGTTCAGTGCCTCGTTTTCCACGCCCAATAGACGAACCAGCATAACAGCTGCTTGGCCGCGGGTAACTGGTTTATCCAGTTCATAGCCTGCATCGGTTCCGCGGAATAGCCCCAAATTCTTTAGAGTATCTGCTTGCTGAGTAGAATCAGCAGCAAATACGGTTTGATGACCGAATCCTATAATAAACATCAATAAAGCGAGCAGCAATGTAATAAATTTCGATTTTGTTCTAGTACTCAATATTCAGCCCTCCATTCCCTGATGTAATCAATTATTCTAATACTTCAACCGTTACGGTGAACTCACCGTTCATATTTGCGAGGGTTTCAATGCCGGAATCAATACGTCCCAATGAAATTAGGCCACTTGAATAGCTGAAATCGCTATAGAAAAGTTTCTTCATTTGTTTGTCTCCTATACATGCTTCACTTTTTTAACCGCCTCCTTTTGGGGGATGAAATCCGTTGCATACCTTTTGCAGCATAATAAGCAATACAGATACATAGCCCCATCATTGCCAAATAATCCGTAAAAAATAATATCGGGAATTGTTCAAATTCAAAGGAAATGAACATGATTTTCAAAAAAAGATACGAAACAATATCGTGCCTGATAAAGGCATATACGCCGTATGCGGCTATCGCTGCTGCGATGACCCGTAATATAACCTTACGGATATCAGACGGCGGATTTGCTTTTACCGCTTTTCGCGTCATCAACATAATCATGTTCCAATGCAAACCGACATGAACGGACATTAAGATAAAGCCCCAATGGGAGGCAAGCATATGCAATTCCCTTGCAAAGGACATTCCGCCGCTAATAGACAGAAAAGCGAATGGATAACGGGACATCATTATGCCGCTGACCATCAGCCCGATCATACATATAAATACCGACAGATTCACCACGGTTTGAAAGATGCGGAAAGCTGTATACTTCCCTTTCCACAGATTTTTGTACCATTTGAAGTTCAGCACGTTGTGGGTGATAAACATCACAAACATTGCAGTTCCGAGCCATTCATGCACTTTTTGTCCGGTCAGAATGAATGCCATCAAAATCGGCAGCAATACCGTCATGATTAGATCAACCGCTATTTTAATGATTGCTTGGGGTTTCATCGTTTCACCTTATTCGTATCAGTTAGACATTCCAAGCTGACCCAGCCATTCTTCCACATCACGCTGCGCATCGATGGCATCTCCGCCTCTAACGGCAAGACCATCCAACACGGTTGCACCGGTCAACATCCTTTTTAACGTTTGCTCATTTCTTGAAAATCCGCTGCCTCCATGGGTGCTAAACGGGATCACGGTTTTACCCGAAAAGTCGTATTCCTCCAGAAAGGTATAAACTGCCATAGGCAGGTCGCTCCACCAGTTCGGGAAACCAATAAAGACTGTATCGTAATCTTCCATGTTTTCCACATGAGCGCTCAGTTCTAGACGTGCATTTTCCTGCTGCTGCTGCTGTCCCAAATCTAAAACCGTATCGTAATCGGCAGGAAATTTATTTGCGGTTTCAATGAGAAACAGATCGCCGCCAACAGTATCCTGAATCATATCTGCAATAATTTCCGTATTGCCTGCAAGCACACCGTCTTGGAGATTTAGACTTGCGCTGGTAATGGCGTCCACATTTGCATCAAAATCCGTATTTCCGACGCGGGAAAAGTACGCTATGAGGATTTTTTGATCACTGGGTACCGGCTGAGTTGCATTGTTATTTTCAGCAGGATTAGCAGAAGCATTCACCGGCATGTTATTTTCAATAGGAATAGCAGAAGCATTGCCCGGCATGTTGATTACCGTATTACTATCATCTGAAGAGTTATTTCCGCAAGCTGCCAAGGAAAGAACTAACAGAGATACAAGGAATAATAAAATCGCTTTTTTCATGTATAATTCCTCCCACTATAAATTGCAGGTATGGCTCCTAATTCATGCTTACTCCGCGCTTCAATTAAGACATCAATAGAACTTCGTTCCAATTGATTTCCGTATTGTTCTGAGTTCTCCTCATCATCAAAGAAAAGGACGAAATAAGGACCATCTGTTGCAAGCGGAATAATCCCGCGTTAACAATGATTGTATTAATACCAAATGGTGCAACTTCTGAATGCAGCGACTCCATCCAGCCTTCAAGGCCAAACTTCGACGCTGCGTAAGCGGAGCAGAATTCGAACCCGAGCAGGCCCGCGCCCGAAGAGATCGAGATGACGTGGCCCGAACGCTGCTTGCGCTTCACAGGCAGGACCGCACGTGTGATGTTCATCGGGCCTATGAGTGCCATTCCCAATTGCCTCTCGATCTGCTCTTGGGCGAGTTCCTCAAAGTAACCCGTAATAAACCAAACTTTTTTGTTAGATATTATATTTTCCTGAATGGATATTAAAGTTTCAATAATTTAGTATAAACTCTATTTAA from Paenibacillus sophorae encodes:
- a CDS encoding cyclophilin-like fold protein; translation: MSTRTKSKFITLLLALLMFIIGFGHQTVFAADSTQQADTLKNLGLFRGTDAGYELDKPVTRGQAAVMLVRLLGVENEALNGNYSHPFTDVPKWADKYVAYMYDNGLTKGMSNKLFDPNGICSHQMYSTFMLRALAYEDGVDFTFASAMQEAQEIGLFDTATSSFLRGDMVAVSYSALATRLKNSDLTLLDKLVADGAVDARVADSVQRLFATSHSDNARIKLILDNEEFIVDMYDNPTSRDFLTMLPITLSFEDFVGKEKISYLSRKLDTEPAPSNSGPSVGEFAYYAPWGNLAIFYNESASTGNGLIVLGKINSGMQELEEKLADISDNFKMTIERID
- a CDS encoding cyclophilin-like fold protein, with the translated sequence MKKLFYSDFSYSSGLISLGRIDSGIETLANMNGEFTVTVEVLE
- a CDS encoding DUF4405 domain-containing protein, which gives rise to MKPQAIIKIAVDLIMTVLLPILMAFILTGQKVHEWLGTAMFVMFITHNVLNFKWYKNLWKGKYTAFRIFQTVVNLSVFICMIGLMVSGIMMSRYPFAFLSISGGMSFARELHMLASHWGFILMSVHVGLHWNMIMLMTRKAVKANPPSDIRKVILRVIAAAIAAYGVYAFIRHDIVSYLFLKIMFISFEFEQFPILFFTDYLAMMGLCICIAYYAAKGMQRISSPKRRRLKK
- a CDS encoding flavodoxin — its product is MKKAILLFLVSLLVLSLAACGNNSSDDSNTVINMPGNASAIPIENNMPVNASANPAENNNATQPVPSDQKILIAYFSRVGNTDFDANVDAITSASLNLQDGVLAGNTEIIADMIQDTVGGDLFLIETANKFPADYDTVLDLGQQQQQENARLELSAHVENMEDYDTVFIGFPNWWSDLPMAVYTFLEEYDFSGKTVIPFSTHGGSGFSRNEQTLKRMLTGATVLDGLAVRGGDAIDAQRDVEEWLGQLGMSN
- a CDS encoding SDR family NAD(P)-dependent oxidoreductase, which codes for MIETLISIQENIISNKKVWFITGYFEELAQEQIERQLGMALIGPMNITRAVLPVKRKQRSGHVISISSGAGLLGFEFCSAYAASKFGLEGWMESLHSEVAPFGINTIIVNAGLFRLQQMVLISSFSLMMRRTQNNTEINWNEVLLMS